In a single window of the Campylobacter fetus subsp. testudinum 03-427 genome:
- the tyrS gene encoding tyrosyl-tRNA synthetase (Pfam match to PF00579.21 tRNA-synt_1b), whose product MNNIDSIMQEIKKGVAEIIDFSRIESLIKNYYENGKNFYIKAGFDPTAPDLHLGHTVVLNKMRLLQKHGGIVQFLIGDFTAKIGDPSGKSATRKVLDDETIAKNAKTYKEQVFKILDESKTEVMFNSAWLSKLGADGLISLASTFNVARMLERDDFTKRYKNETPIAISEFLYPLLQGYDSVAMKCDIEMGGTDQKFNLLMGRTLGRTYGIGKEQAIIMMPLLVGLDGVNKMSKSLGNYIGVTESANDIFAKTLSVSDDLMWVWYELLSDKSSDDISNLKADVSSAKLHPKKAKEDLALEITSRFHGISEAIAAKDEFDRVHSKKELPSDMPEFEIIRDEIWIVEALSSCALCSSNAEARRHIKANAVSVNQQKVIDEQLKLAKGEYILQVGKKTYAKLKVK is encoded by the coding sequence ATGAATAATATAGATAGTATAATGCAAGAGATAAAAAAAGGCGTCGCTGAGATAATAGATTTCTCTCGTATTGAAAGCCTTATTAAAAATTATTATGAAAATGGTAAAAATTTCTATATAAAAGCAGGTTTTGATCCGACTGCTCCTGATCTTCACTTAGGACATACAGTAGTTTTAAACAAAATGAGACTGCTTCAAAAACATGGTGGTATAGTTCAATTTTTAATAGGTGATTTTACTGCTAAAATAGGCGATCCAAGCGGTAAAAGCGCAACTAGAAAAGTGTTAGATGATGAAACTATAGCTAAAAATGCAAAAACATATAAAGAACAGGTTTTTAAAATTTTAGATGAGAGTAAAACTGAAGTTATGTTTAATTCTGCTTGGTTAAGCAAACTGGGCGCAGATGGACTTATCTCTCTTGCAAGTACGTTTAATGTAGCTAGAATGCTAGAGCGAGACGACTTTACAAAACGCTATAAAAACGAAACTCCTATAGCTATAAGCGAGTTTTTGTATCCGCTTTTACAAGGTTATGATAGCGTAGCCATGAAATGCGATATAGAAATGGGCGGAACTGATCAGAAATTTAATCTTTTAATGGGTCGCACTCTTGGACGAACATACGGTATAGGTAAAGAGCAAGCTATCATTATGATGCCTCTGCTTGTAGGTTTAGATGGCGTAAATAAAATGAGTAAAAGTCTTGGAAATTATATAGGCGTAACAGAGAGTGCAAATGATATCTTTGCTAAAACTCTTAGTGTAAGTGACGATCTTATGTGGGTATGGTACGAGCTTTTGAGTGATAAAAGCTCAGATGATATTTCAAATTTAAAAGCAGATGTTAGCAGTGCAAAACTACATCCAAAAAAAGCTAAAGAGGATTTGGCTTTAGAAATTACAAGTCGTTTTCACGGAATAAGTGAGGCTATTGCCGCAAAAGATGAGTTCGACAGAGTTCATTCCAAAAAAGAACTTCCGAGCGATATGCCTGAGTTTGAGATAATTAGAGATGAAATTTGGATAGTTGAAGCGCTTAGTAGTTGTGCATTATGTTCTAGTAACGCTGAAGCGCGTCGTCATATAAAAGCAAACGCAGTAAGTGTAAATCAACAAAAGGTGATAGATGAGCAGCTTAAACTTGCTAAGGGTGAGTATATTTTGCAAGTCGGTAAAAAAACGTACGCAAAATTAAAGGTAAAATAA
- the spoT gene encoding ppGpp synthetase/guanosine-3',5'-bis(diphosphate) 3' pyrophosphohydrolase (bifunctional~Pfam matches to PF13328.2 HD_4, and to PF04607.13 RelA_SpoT, and to PF02824.17 TGS), translating into MNQVDNGQILEQLIEEVVVSKNIESAKDVLYSVAKPTGMLLKAVDYCVRLHEGQFRKSGEPYAIHPILVCSFVAHMGGDESMLIASLLHDVVEDTECSEDEVRFEFGEEVTNLVRGLTKIVAIRENELASSNSNEKLAASALTFRKMLLVSIEDVRVLVIKLCDRLHNMLTLEALRPDKQKRIAEETLVVYAPIAHRLGISAVKNILEDLSFKYVLPKEYSVIDSYINEHKQQLQLKINSFSQKVGEKLLTSGFTEDSFEVQKRIKHYYSIYLKMQRKGISMEEVLDLLAIRIIVKNPKDCYLALGVLHMNFNPLISRFKDYVALPKQNGYQTIHTTIFDNKSIIEAQIRTFDMHKTAEYGVAAHWKYKNGGLIAPKLDWLSDISAQEGDDKSIEDLYEYAKDSLYVEDIAVYSPKGGIFTLPRGATALDYAYEIHSEVGLHAKEAYVNRIRVPLLTELKNGDIIRIVTGNEAHYRCSWLSNVKTGKARATIRSFCRQKIREVNQQVAMDILVGIFNVGERKILDWLESENLNKKIARAASDSVYLQDVVNALKKYPKQDKLFSLKFADKYEVKKQKFDNIVVYSNHTIKGVEFDYCCNPKRGDDIIGFKNGHNVVVHHKLCERAAKLMSDKEEMIFVKWTRNAPHRYKIILSIENKRGSLAAFLTYLAKLNVDLVTITLSESDDLIAADYFDVTIELNENLDSNMIRDKLKERYKIAEFKSLSDAYHNQGE; encoded by the coding sequence TTGAATCAAGTAGATAATGGACAAATACTAGAACAGCTTATAGAAGAGGTTGTTGTAAGTAAAAATATTGAATCGGCAAAAGATGTTTTATACTCCGTTGCAAAGCCAACAGGAATGCTTTTAAAAGCAGTTGATTACTGTGTTAGGCTTCATGAGGGTCAGTTTAGAAAAAGCGGAGAACCATACGCCATACATCCTATATTGGTATGCTCTTTCGTAGCTCATATGGGCGGTGATGAGAGTATGCTTATAGCTTCTTTACTGCATGATGTTGTTGAAGATACCGAGTGCAGCGAAGATGAGGTTAGATTTGAGTTTGGCGAAGAGGTTACAAATTTAGTAAGAGGACTTACTAAAATAGTTGCTATAAGAGAAAATGAGCTTGCTAGTTCAAATTCAAATGAGAAATTAGCAGCTTCAGCGCTAACTTTTAGAAAAATGCTTTTAGTATCTATAGAAGATGTTAGAGTGCTTGTAATAAAACTTTGCGATAGATTGCATAATATGCTAACACTAGAAGCCCTTAGACCTGATAAACAAAAACGTATAGCAGAAGAAACTCTAGTTGTTTATGCTCCTATAGCACATAGACTTGGAATTTCAGCGGTAAAAAATATCTTAGAAGACCTTAGTTTTAAGTATGTTTTACCAAAAGAGTATAGTGTAATAGACTCATATATAAATGAACACAAACAACAACTTCAGTTAAAAATCAACTCATTTAGTCAAAAAGTGGGCGAAAAACTTCTTACTAGCGGTTTTACAGAAGATAGTTTTGAAGTTCAAAAAAGAATAAAGCATTACTACTCTATCTACCTAAAGATGCAAAGAAAAGGCATCAGTATGGAAGAGGTTTTAGATCTACTTGCTATAAGAATAATAGTTAAAAATCCAAAAGATTGTTACTTGGCTCTTGGCGTTTTGCATATGAACTTTAATCCTCTTATTTCAAGATTTAAAGATTACGTTGCTCTTCCAAAACAAAACGGTTATCAGACTATTCATACGACTATTTTTGATAACAAAAGCATTATCGAAGCTCAAATCAGAACATTTGATATGCATAAAACTGCAGAGTATGGTGTGGCAGCTCACTGGAAGTATAAAAACGGGGGATTGATAGCTCCAAAACTTGACTGGCTAAGTGATATAAGTGCTCAAGAGGGTGATGATAAAAGTATAGAGGATCTATATGAGTATGCAAAAGATAGTTTATACGTAGAAGATATAGCTGTTTATTCTCCAAAAGGAGGAATTTTCACTCTTCCACGTGGGGCTACTGCGCTTGATTATGCTTATGAGATACATTCTGAAGTAGGACTTCACGCTAAAGAAGCATATGTTAATAGAATAAGAGTGCCGCTTTTAACAGAGCTTAAAAACGGCGATATAATCCGCATAGTAACGGGAAATGAAGCTCATTACCGCTGTTCTTGGTTATCAAATGTCAAAACAGGAAAAGCAAGAGCAACTATAAGAAGTTTTTGCAGACAAAAGATAAGAGAAGTAAATCAGCAAGTGGCTATGGATATATTAGTCGGTATCTTTAATGTTGGAGAAAGAAAGATACTAGACTGGCTAGAAAGTGAAAATTTAAATAAAAAAATCGCAAGAGCCGCCAGTGACTCAGTTTATCTTCAAGACGTTGTAAATGCGCTTAAAAAATATCCTAAACAAGATAAGTTATTTAGCCTTAAATTTGCCGATAAATATGAGGTAAAAAAACAGAAATTTGATAATATCGTTGTTTATTCAAATCATACTATAAAAGGCGTAGAGTTTGACTACTGCTGTAATCCAAAACGTGGCGATGATATAATAGGCTTTAAAAATGGCCACAACGTAGTAGTTCATCATAAGCTTTGCGAAAGAGCTGCTAAACTTATGAGTGATAAAGAAGAGATGATATTTGTCAAATGGACTAGAAACGCACCACATAGATATAAAATTATTTTAAGTATAGAAAATAAACGTGGTAGCTTAGCTGCTTTTTTAACATATTTGGCTAAATTAAACGTAGATTTAGTGACCATCACTTTAAGTGAAAGTGATGACCTTATCGCTGCTGATTATTTTGACGTAACTATAGAATTAAATGAGAATTTAGATAGCAATATGATAAGAGATAAGTTAAAAGAGAGGTATAAGATAGCTGAGTTCAAATCCCTATCTGATGCTTACCATAATCAAGGAGAGTAA
- the rpoZ gene encoding DNA-directed RNA polymerase, omega subunit (Pfam match to PF01192.18 RNA_pol_Rpb6): MQRTEEIAAKALQVVGDDRYKLALLVAKRAEMLAEGAAPLVKINVAKMKFTDIALLEISEGKVLLEALVESSR; encoded by the coding sequence ATGCAAAGAACAGAAGAGATAGCGGCAAAAGCACTTCAAGTAGTAGGCGATGATAGATATAAATTGGCTCTACTAGTAGCAAAAAGAGCTGAAATGCTAGCAGAAGGTGCAGCACCGCTTGTAAAGATAAATGTTGCAAAAATGAAATTTACGGACATTGCTCTTCTTGAGATATCAGAAGGTAAAGTTTTGTTAGAGGCACTCGTTGAATCAAGTAGATAA
- the pyrH gene encoding uridylate kinase (Pfam match to PF00696.24 AA_kinase) — MSDKKRVLVKFSGEALAGGNGFGVDTHILKYIAGEIKGLVLNGIEIGIVIGGGNIIRGVSAAKDGIIKRTSGDHMGMLATVINAIAMREALEYSGLSVRVQSAIKMEAICETFIMGRAQRHLEKGRVVIFAAGTGNPFFTTDTAATLRAIEIDANMIIKATKVNGVYDKDPMKFEDAVLLNEISYERAMEDSIKVMDDTAIALAKDNKLPIVVCNMFEEGNLLKIANGDYTNCSVVKN; from the coding sequence ATGAGCGACAAAAAGCGAGTTTTGGTTAAATTTTCAGGTGAGGCTTTGGCTGGCGGTAACGGTTTTGGAGTAGATACTCACATATTAAAATACATAGCAGGCGAGATAAAAGGCTTAGTTTTAAATGGCATAGAAATTGGAATAGTTATAGGCGGCGGAAATATTATTAGAGGTGTAAGTGCTGCAAAAGACGGTATCATCAAAAGAACGAGCGGCGATCATATGGGAATGCTCGCAACTGTAATTAATGCAATTGCTATGAGAGAGGCTTTGGAGTATAGCGGACTTAGCGTTAGAGTTCAAAGTGCCATAAAAATGGAAGCTATCTGTGAGACGTTTATAATGGGTAGAGCGCAGCGTCATCTTGAAAAAGGTCGCGTTGTTATATTTGCTGCTGGAACTGGAAATCCATTTTTTACTACTGATACGGCGGCTACTTTGAGAGCCATTGAGATAGATGCGAATATGATTATAAAAGCTACAAAGGTCAATGGAGTTTATGATAAAGATCCTATGAAATTTGAAGATGCTGTTTTATTAAATGAGATATCTTATGAAAGAGCTATGGAAGATAGTATAAAGGTTATGGATGATACGGCAATAGCTTTAGCAAAAGATAATAAGCTTCCTATCGTAGTTTGCAATATGTTTGAAGAGGGTAATTTGCTTAAGATAGCAAATGGAGATTACACAAACTGCTCAGTAGTTAAAAATTAA
- a CDS encoding zinc metallopeptidase, M23 family (Pfam match to PF01551.18 Peptidase_M23) — protein MRFISLLLLFYISLFGASVADKIQDKKETLSSAKKLETQLNKKLEELVSDIMKGEADVKNTAVQIEELAKQVKELESSANDANVELNKLTSQNSDLIKNQKDMEKRLIRIISEDFAYDLIVPNDYEESEESIIANEVLSKLNLVMQDEFKKIAKNYEQTVNLIKSQSDKIDSIKFDLREFKQKQAKLKSLQNKQKNNLSNLKQDKDIYSKKLAKLQDQQDELRKTLEQLQILAKKEDEKKETKSTKPNAPSNANTGDIKQIGSSYKTSNVKKYVGEKTIAPLDNFSVKQKFGDYVDPIYNIKIFNESIVLRSNEPDAKVKSVLAGTVVFAKDTPILDKVVIVENSDGIHTIYAHLDKIAPTIKVGSKIKKGYVIGRVKQDLTFEVTQKNYHINPLDLISLK, from the coding sequence ATGAGATTTATTTCGTTATTATTATTATTTTATATCAGTTTGTTTGGCGCTAGCGTTGCTGACAAGATACAAGATAAAAAAGAGACTTTAAGTTCTGCTAAGAAATTAGAAACTCAATTAAATAAAAAACTTGAAGAGTTGGTTAGCGATATAATGAAAGGCGAAGCCGACGTGAAAAATACCGCTGTTCAGATAGAGGAGTTGGCTAAACAAGTAAAAGAGTTAGAAAGTAGTGCAAACGACGCCAATGTGGAGTTAAACAAGCTTACAAGCCAAAACAGCGATTTGATAAAAAACCAAAAAGATATGGAAAAAAGATTGATTAGGATTATCAGCGAGGATTTTGCTTATGATCTTATAGTTCCAAATGATTATGAAGAGAGTGAAGAGAGCATCATAGCAAATGAAGTTTTGTCTAAATTAAATTTAGTTATGCAAGATGAATTTAAAAAGATAGCAAAAAACTATGAGCAAACAGTAAATCTTATAAAATCTCAGTCTGATAAGATAGATTCAATTAAATTTGATTTAAGAGAGTTCAAGCAAAAACAAGCAAAATTAAAAAGTCTCCAAAACAAACAGAAAAATAATTTATCAAATTTAAAACAAGATAAAGATATATATTCAAAAAAGTTAGCAAAACTACAAGATCAGCAAGATGAACTCAGAAAAACTCTTGAACAGCTTCAAATTCTAGCTAAAAAAGAAGACGAAAAAAAAGAGACCAAATCAACCAAACCAAATGCCCCGTCTAACGCAAATACAGGAGATATAAAACAGATAGGATCTAGCTACAAAACAAGTAATGTTAAAAAATATGTAGGCGAAAAAACCATAGCTCCTCTTGATAACTTTAGCGTAAAGCAGAAATTCGGCGATTACGTTGATCCTATTTATAATATTAAGATTTTCAACGAATCCATCGTACTTCGTTCTAATGAACCAGACGCAAAGGTAAAAAGTGTACTTGCTGGAACCGTGGTATTTGCTAAAGATACTCCGATACTTGATAAAGTGGTTATCGTGGAAAATTCAGACGGTATTCACACTATCTATGCTCATTTAGATAAGATAGCTCCTACTATAAAAGTAGGAAGTAAAATAAAAAAAGGTTATGTTATAGGAAGAGTTAAGCAGGATTTGACATTTGAAGTTACTCAAAAAAACTATCATATCAATCCTCTTGATCTTATTAGTCTCAAATAA
- the ftsX gene encoding cell division protein FtsX yields the protein MKSFKSHLGVIFPLVILLFSIEFSFMVDKIVSNYETTMGNDYNIIIVSENEISSDIIKQNIETFKELIPLDTKSVLDRLKNDVSTRNLSVLSNSLPKFYSLKLNSFPSSEYMSKIQSRLLKINGIKKVETFSKTYDKVYKMLVLSKSIFEYFAVLIALMGVALIFKQMKIWLYEHKRRVEIMTLFGAPYWLKSAMLYKLAIIDSIIATSLVTLFYAFVPALDIFQNAVFSIGFELPNLDLFSDTMLLFSASIVVSIIAVSLVMLQSREPK from the coding sequence ATGAAATCATTTAAAAGCCATTTGGGTGTGATTTTTCCGCTTGTTATACTGCTTTTTTCTATTGAGTTTAGTTTTATGGTAGATAAGATAGTAAGTAATTATGAAACTACTATGGGGAATGATTATAATATTATTATAGTTTCTGAAAATGAGATTAGTAGTGATATAATTAAACAAAATATCGAAACTTTTAAAGAGCTTATACCACTTGATACAAAATCTGTTTTAGATCGGCTTAAAAATGATGTTTCGACAAGAAATTTATCAGTGTTAAGCAACTCACTTCCAAAGTTTTACTCTTTAAAATTAAATAGTTTTCCAAGCTCTGAGTATATGTCAAAGATACAAAGTAGATTACTAAAAATAAACGGTATAAAAAAAGTAGAAACTTTTTCTAAAACATATGATAAAGTATATAAAATGCTTGTTTTATCAAAATCTATTTTTGAATATTTTGCCGTACTTATAGCTCTTATGGGAGTTGCTTTGATATTTAAACAGATGAAAATTTGGTTGTATGAGCATAAAAGAAGAGTCGAGATCATGACTTTGTTTGGTGCTCCATACTGGCTAAAATCCGCCATGCTATATAAATTAGCAATAATAGACAGCATTATAGCAACTAGCTTAGTAACCCTGTTTTATGCTTTTGTGCCGGCTCTTGATATATTTCAAAATGCTGTTTTTAGCATAGGTTTTGAACTTCCAAATTTAGACTTGTTTAGCGATACGATGTTGCTTTTTAGTGCTTCTATAGTAGTATCTATAATAGCAGTTAGTCTAGTTATGCTTCAGTCTAGAGAGCCTAAATGA
- the ftsE gene encoding cell division ATP-binding protein FtsE (Pfam match to PF00005.23 ABC_tran), producing the protein MQHIVEAKDLSIGYEKDQNVINGANFNINVNDFVFITGKSGSGKSTLIKSMYGDIPVNRGSLIVCLSELKDISRSSLALLRQRVGIIFQDFRLINEWNVEKNVMLPLIIKGYNQSVCKKQAAKLLNHVNLLHKADKFPLELSGGEQQRVAMARALAHNPQLLLCDEPTGSLDEYSSDVIWSLLKSARDGLGTCVVVVTHKIPSSLRTEYRHFELLNGEINEII; encoded by the coding sequence TTGCAGCACATTGTAGAAGCTAAAGATCTAAGTATCGGATACGAAAAAGATCAGAACGTTATAAATGGAGCAAATTTTAATATAAACGTGAATGATTTTGTATTTATAACAGGTAAGAGTGGCAGTGGAAAATCTACATTAATAAAATCTATGTATGGCGATATACCTGTAAATAGAGGCAGTTTAATAGTATGCTTAAGCGAGCTTAAAGATATAAGCAGATCAAGTTTAGCACTTCTTAGGCAAAGAGTAGGGATAATTTTTCAAGATTTTAGACTTATAAATGAGTGGAATGTTGAAAAAAATGTAATGCTTCCTCTTATCATCAAAGGTTATAACCAAAGTGTATGTAAAAAACAGGCTGCAAAGCTGCTAAATCATGTAAATTTACTTCATAAAGCAGATAAATTTCCGCTTGAGCTAAGTGGCGGAGAGCAACAAAGAGTAGCTATGGCAAGGGCGTTAGCTCACAATCCTCAGCTTTTACTATGCGATGAACCAACTGGTAGTTTAGATGAGTATTCAAGTGATGTGATATGGTCTCTTTTAAAGTCTGCTAGAGACGGTCTTGGAACTTGCGTTGTTGTTGTAACTCATAAAATTCCATCTAGTTTAAGAACTGAGTATAGACATTTTGAGCTATTAAATGGAGAGATAAATGAAATCATTTAA
- the trmI gene encoding tRNA m7G46 methyltransferase (Pfam match to PF02390.13 Methyltransf_4), with product MPNFVATALKNLKFPFGADGVEFLWSAKADDESLIYTKVGKKEFFLLVKDRKTEFVVKSDKLTRPASLGAIQKALSVYKDLNVLDLKSSAIAVKNEKQLAKKEFILNDTEFLEKLNSSKFKKIFVEIGFGSGRHLLYQAKTDENALVIGIEVYKPSCEQVNNLALSMGLQNVILLNLDARLVMSLLHSNSVDRLFLHFPVPWEKSEKRRVVSSEFANECQRVLKSGGSFELRSDDKNYTDFTISCFLNLKEAKMEIYKNRFLDVSSKYEDRWIRQNRDIYDVIFTNSIVSEQKVLYGDFEFGTVVEKDILSKFENKTIKKDDYFIHMERIYKKDSNKENGGLLLRVAFGSFYRPEHCFILVENSKASYFIKKPLLTYENLKAHSTLKEYLSCSTL from the coding sequence ATGCCAAATTTCGTAGCAACCGCTCTAAAAAATCTCAAATTTCCGTTTGGGGCAGACGGTGTTGAGTTTTTATGGAGCGCAAAAGCAGACGACGAGAGTCTTATCTATACAAAAGTAGGCAAAAAAGAGTTTTTTCTACTTGTAAAAGATAGGAAAACTGAGTTTGTAGTTAAGTCAGATAAATTAACTCGTCCTGCTAGTTTGGGCGCTATCCAAAAAGCTCTTAGCGTGTATAAAGATCTTAATGTTTTAGATCTGAAATCATCAGCCATAGCTGTTAAAAATGAAAAACAACTTGCTAAAAAAGAGTTTATACTAAACGATACTGAGTTTTTAGAAAAGCTAAATAGTAGTAAATTTAAAAAGATTTTTGTAGAAATTGGATTTGGTAGCGGAAGACATCTGTTATATCAGGCAAAAACAGATGAAAATGCTTTGGTAATTGGTATAGAAGTTTATAAGCCATCTTGTGAGCAGGTAAATAATCTAGCTTTGAGTATGGGATTACAAAATGTTATTCTTTTGAATTTAGATGCTAGATTAGTTATGTCTTTGTTGCATTCAAATAGCGTAGATAGGTTGTTTTTGCACTTTCCGGTGCCTTGGGAAAAGTCAGAAAAAAGACGAGTGGTAAGTAGCGAATTTGCAAATGAGTGTCAGAGAGTTTTAAAATCAGGCGGCTCATTTGAGCTTAGGAGCGATGATAAAAATTACACCGATTTTACGATATCTTGTTTTTTAAATTTAAAAGAAGCTAAAATGGAGATCTATAAAAATCGTTTTTTAGATGTTTCAAGCAAATATGAAGATAGATGGATAAGGCAAAATAGAGATATTTATGATGTTATTTTTACAAATTCAATTGTTAGCGAGCAGAAGGTTTTGTATGGAGATTTTGAGTTTGGGACTGTTGTAGAAAAAGATATTTTATCTAAATTTGAAAATAAAACTATAAAAAAAGACGACTATTTTATTCATATGGAGCGTATTTATAAAAAAGATAGCAACAAAGAAAATGGCGGACTACTTTTAAGGGTCGCATTTGGCTCATTTTATAGACCCGAACACTGTTTTATACTAGTGGAGAATTCAAAAGCCTCGTATTTTATTAAAAAACCACTTCTTACTTATGAGAATTTAAAAGCGCATAGCACTCTAAAGGAGTATTTAAGTTGCAGCACATTGTAG